One Phaseolus vulgaris cultivar G19833 chromosome 11, P. vulgaris v2.0, whole genome shotgun sequence genomic window carries:
- the LOC137809931 gene encoding uncharacterized protein, which produces MVATRNNNDAMAEQMTMIQILQAQMEELRQKGMEDHRQYEEDRRLQEEDRRRQEEEIALLREQNARLQQQVDNPEREGQSHMADRTASRIPTPANTNPASRAETVERKSSKRGHPFTDKIITTPLPDKWRGLVIKLYDGSTDPDEHLNVYKTQMTLYTTDNNVWCKVFPTSLQGEPLTWFTELPPNSINDFDILAAKLSTQYATSRPHHMSSMSLIAVQQEKGESLRTFLDRFNKACMNIRGLKQEVALHHLVSAIRPSRFTESLIKKPPQDMQDLRTRATKFMQIEEHIDYHQRFKAVGFGALKDQTQSKEREVETERTVRTTLRSDRNRGGRIPRFNSYTPLTVPRGRALDEALQTDLIPTLKQYQTPPNADTAKRCQYHQNFGHTTEGCQALKDKIEELIQAGHLRQFVKRTRSSRSPPRNTNRPSRGVDRSYRNDYKRHTDRSQTSRKRSESPVRRTRARSTSPDRNARPRQRVREVINMIAGPVNLGEPNHETNYIAGGFAGGGCSNSARKKHLRDIQSAHATTRRRPHIPPITFTDEDFTAIDPVQDDPMVITVEIDKFAIAKTLVDQGSSVDILYWDIFKKMRIPEAHI; this is translated from the coding sequence ATGGTTGCGACAAGAAACAACAACGACGCTATGGCAGAACAGATGACTATGATTCAAATCCTCCAAGCTCAGATGGAGGAACTGCGACAAAAGGGGATGGAAGACCATCGTCAATATGAAGAAGATAGACGCCTCCAAGAAGAAGATAGACGCcgccaagaagaagaaatcgccttattaagagagcagaatgcacgACTCCAACAACAGGTCGATAATCCCGAACGAGAAGGCCAATCCCATATGGCCGACCGAACCGCCTCTCGCATACCTACACCTGCCAATACCAATCCTGCTTCCAGAGCTGAAACAGTCGAAAGAAAGTCAAGTAAAAGGGGTCATCCTTTTACAGACAAAATTATCACCACTCCACTTCCTGACAAATGGAGAGGCCTCGTCATTAAACTCTATGACGGCTCAACCGACCCGGACGAACACTTAAATGTCTACAAGACGcaaatgactttgtataccACAGATAACAATGTGTGGTGTAAAGTATTTCCCACGTCGCTCCAGGGAGAACCTCTTACCTGGTTCACAGAGCTGCCTCCAAACTCCATTAACGATTTTGACATCCTAGCCGCAAAACTCTCCACTCAATATGCCACTAGCCGACCGCATCACatgtcctccatgtctctcatagcggtacaacaagaaaaaggtgaatctcTTAGAACCTTTCTAGATAGGTTCAACAAAGCATGCATGAACATCCGAGGGCTCAAACAAGAGGTTGCATTGCACCATTTGGTTTCGGCCATCCGACCGAGCCGTTTCACTGAAAGTCTCATCAAGAAACCACCTCAAGACATGCAGGACCTTCGAACTcgagcaaccaaattcatgcaaatcgaAGAACACATTGATTACCATCAACGGTTCAAAGCTGTCGGATTCGGAGCCCTTAAAGACCAAACTCAAAGTAAAGAAAGAGAAGTCGAAACCGAACGAACCGTCCGAACCACTCTGAGGTCCGACCGGAATAGGGGAGGCCGAATCCCCAGGTTTAACAGTTACACCCCTTTAACTGTGCCGAGGGGACGAGCCCTAGATGAAGCACTACAAACGGACCTAATCCCGACAttgaagcagtatcaaacacCACCGAATGCAGATACTGCTAAGCGTTGTCAATACCATCAGAATTTCGGTCACACGACCGAAGGATGTCAAGCTTTGaaggataaaattgaagaactcatccaagcTGGCCATTTACGGCAGTTCGTCAAGAGGACAAGGAGTTCAAGATCCCCACCACGGAATACTAACCGTCCTTCCCGTGGTGTCGACCGGTCATACCGTAACGATTACAAACGCCACACTGACCGTAGCCAGACTTCGCGAAAACGCAGCGAAAGCCCCGTTCGGCGTACACGCGCCCGTAGCACAAGTCCAGACCGAAACGCCCGACCTCGCCAACGAGTCCGcgaagtcatcaacatgattgCTGGACCCGTTAACTTGGGCGAACCGAACCACGAAACAAATTATATAGCTGGAGGATTTGCCGGTGGCGGGTGCTCAAATTCCGCCCGAAAGAAACATCTCCGTGACATCCAGTCCGCTCATGCTACCACGAGGAGGCGTCCACATATACCTCCGATTACTTTCACTGACGAAGACTTTACAGCCATAGATCCAGTCCAGGACGACCCCATGGTCATTACTGTAGAAATTGACAAGTTCGCAATTGCCAAGACTTTGGTAGATCAGGGTAGCTCGGTCGACATACTGTATTGGGACATTTTCAAGAAAATGCGCATCCCAGAAGCACATATTTAG